In Gossypium raimondii isolate GPD5lz chromosome 12, ASM2569854v1, whole genome shotgun sequence, a single window of DNA contains:
- the LOC105764516 gene encoding probable apyrase 6 isoform X1, with amino-acid sequence MRRLNARHRVDSELKTTTNQPKMDPIKFQTRPNSRSTALFSRNLRQTKPTPSLFAISVSVSLAVLIFSSIFIFSSPVSTKYGIIIDGGSTGTRIHVFRYRVDGSKNLVFDFKEGSDSLKVNPGLSAYVEYPEAVSDSLGKLLEFGRKKVPRKQLAETEIRLMATAGLRLLDVELQERILEECRKVLRVSGFKFHDEWASVITGSDEGVYAWVVANYALGTLGGNPLDTTGIIELGGASAQVTFFSSEPMPSKFSRSIKFRNFTYSLYSHSFLHFGQDVAHESLRESLIKGDFSPASGSLNKEMYVDPCTPKGYLAPSSNLSLGYTAEKSKYSSELQATGNFSECRSAALMLLQNGKEKCSNYRCYLGSVFMPKLQGKFLATENFFHTSKFFRLHQRASLSDLMMAGQHFCGEDWSKLKKKHQSLGEEELLRYCFSSAYIVALLHDSLGIALDDERISFANLVENIPLDWALGAFILQNMAKLDAQQIDWITTIISNDSPTLFSIIAVSAILMFIAWFILKWRKPELKTVYDLEKGRYIVTRIGRK; translated from the exons ATGCGACGATTGAATGCTCGACATCGGGTCGATTCCGAACTCAAGACCACCACCAACCAACCTAAAATGGATCCAATTAAGTTCCAAACCCGACCCAATTCCCGATCCACCGCTCTTTTTTCGCGAAACCTTCGTCAAACCAAGCCTACCCCTTCTCTCTTTGCAATCTCAGTATCCGTATCTCTCGCTGTATTGATTTTTagttccattttcattttctcctCACCAGTGTCCACGAAGTATGGAATCATAATCGATGGTGGAAGCACGGGAACGAGGATCCACGTGTTTCGGTACAGAGTTGATGGAAGCAAAAACCTGGTTTTCGATTTTAAAGAAGGGTCAGATAGCTTGAAGGTTAATCCGGGGTTGTCGGCTTACGTGGAGTATCCGGAAGCTGTTTCGGATTCTTTGGGAAAGCTTCTGGAGTTTGGGAGGAAGAAAGTTCCAAGAAAACAGTTGGCAGAGACGGAAATTAGGTTAATGGCGACGGCTGGGCTGAGGTTGTTGGATGTTGAGTTGCAGGAGCGGATTTTGGAGGAGTGCAGGAAGGTGCTTAGGGTGTCTGGGTTTAAGTTTCACGACGAGTGGGCGTCAGTTATTACAG GCTCTGATGAGGGGGTCTATGCTTGGGTTGTTGCAAACTATGCACTTGGTACTCTTGGAGGTAATCCTCTGGATACAACTGGAATTATTGAACTTGGTGGGGCATCTGCTCAG GTAACCTTTTTCTCAAGTGAGCCTATGCCTTCTAAGTTCTCACGCTCCATCAAGTTTAGGAATTTCACTTACAGTCTCTATAGTCACAGCTTTCTTCATTTTGGCCAG GATGTTGCACATGAATCATTGAGGGAATCCTTAATTAAAGGAGATTTCAGTCCTG CTTCTGGCTCTCTTAATAAGGAGATGTACGTAGATCCTTGTACACCTAAAGGTTACTTGGCTCCATCATCAAATCTTTCACTGGGTTATACGGctgaaaaaagtaaatatagTTCCGAACTTCAAGCTACTGGTAACTTCTCAGAGTGCAGATCTGCTGCATTAATGCTATTACAAAACGGAAAAG AAAAATGTTCCAACTACCGCTGTTATTTGGGGTCTGTTTTCATGCCCAAGCTTCAAGGAAAATTTTTGGCTACAGAAAATTTCTTCCATACCTCAAAG TTCTTTAGGTTGCATCAAAGGGCCTCTCTTTCTGATCTCATGATGGCGGGGCAACATTTCTGTGGAGAAGATTGGtcaaaattgaagaagaagCACCAATCACTTGGTGAGGAAGAACTGTTGCGCTATTGTTTTTCTTCAGCATATATTGTGGCCTTACTTCATGATAGCCTTGGAATTGCTTTGGATGATGAAAG GATCAGCTTTGCTAATCTGGTAGAAAATATACCACTAGATTGGGCCTTGGGAGCTTTCATATTACAAAACATGGCCAAGTTGGATGCGCAGCAAATTGATTGGATAACTACCATTATCAGCAATGATTCACCCACGCTATTCTCCATCATTGCCGTTTCTGCAATATTGATGTTCATAGCTTGGTTTATATTGAAATGGAGGAAACCCGAGTTGAAGACAGTGTATGATTTAGAGAAAGGACGATATATAGTGACTCGTATTGGCAGAAAATGA
- the LOC105764516 gene encoding probable apyrase 6 isoform X2 — MRRLNARHRVDSELKTTTNQPKMDPIKFQTRPNSRSTALFSRNLRQTKPTPSLFAISVSVSLAVLIFSSIFIFSSPVSTKYGIIIDGGSTGTRIHVFRYRVDGSKNLVFDFKEGSDSLKVNPGLSAYVEYPEAVSDSLGKLLEFGRKKVPRKQLAETEIRLMATAGLRLLDVELQERILEECRKVLRVSGFKFHDEWASVITGSDEGVYAWVVANYALGTLGGNPLDTTGIIELGGASAQVTFFSSEPMPSKFSRSIKFRNFTYSLYSHSFLHFGQDVAHESLRESLIKGDFSPASGSLNKEMYVDPCTPKGYLAPSSNLSLGYTAEKSKYSSELQATGNFSECRSAALMLLQNGKEKCSNYRCYLGSVFMPKLQGKFLATENFFHTSKVASKGLSF; from the exons ATGCGACGATTGAATGCTCGACATCGGGTCGATTCCGAACTCAAGACCACCACCAACCAACCTAAAATGGATCCAATTAAGTTCCAAACCCGACCCAATTCCCGATCCACCGCTCTTTTTTCGCGAAACCTTCGTCAAACCAAGCCTACCCCTTCTCTCTTTGCAATCTCAGTATCCGTATCTCTCGCTGTATTGATTTTTagttccattttcattttctcctCACCAGTGTCCACGAAGTATGGAATCATAATCGATGGTGGAAGCACGGGAACGAGGATCCACGTGTTTCGGTACAGAGTTGATGGAAGCAAAAACCTGGTTTTCGATTTTAAAGAAGGGTCAGATAGCTTGAAGGTTAATCCGGGGTTGTCGGCTTACGTGGAGTATCCGGAAGCTGTTTCGGATTCTTTGGGAAAGCTTCTGGAGTTTGGGAGGAAGAAAGTTCCAAGAAAACAGTTGGCAGAGACGGAAATTAGGTTAATGGCGACGGCTGGGCTGAGGTTGTTGGATGTTGAGTTGCAGGAGCGGATTTTGGAGGAGTGCAGGAAGGTGCTTAGGGTGTCTGGGTTTAAGTTTCACGACGAGTGGGCGTCAGTTATTACAG GCTCTGATGAGGGGGTCTATGCTTGGGTTGTTGCAAACTATGCACTTGGTACTCTTGGAGGTAATCCTCTGGATACAACTGGAATTATTGAACTTGGTGGGGCATCTGCTCAG GTAACCTTTTTCTCAAGTGAGCCTATGCCTTCTAAGTTCTCACGCTCCATCAAGTTTAGGAATTTCACTTACAGTCTCTATAGTCACAGCTTTCTTCATTTTGGCCAG GATGTTGCACATGAATCATTGAGGGAATCCTTAATTAAAGGAGATTTCAGTCCTG CTTCTGGCTCTCTTAATAAGGAGATGTACGTAGATCCTTGTACACCTAAAGGTTACTTGGCTCCATCATCAAATCTTTCACTGGGTTATACGGctgaaaaaagtaaatatagTTCCGAACTTCAAGCTACTGGTAACTTCTCAGAGTGCAGATCTGCTGCATTAATGCTATTACAAAACGGAAAAG AAAAATGTTCCAACTACCGCTGTTATTTGGGGTCTGTTTTCATGCCCAAGCTTCAAGGAAAATTTTTGGCTACAGAAAATTTCTTCCATACCTCAAAG GTTGCATCAAAGGGCCTCTCTTTCTGA
- the LOC105764516 gene encoding uncharacterized protein LOC105764516 isoform X3 — translation MSYDEIMSDHLVLGVDRLVKPEAVQPEESDAGPSTEVPGSSCLLESKEKGVFNGEEEEEPLIQSAECRICQDEDSIKNLETPCACSGSLKYAHRKCVQHWCNEKGNIKCEICHQPYEPGYTALPRTQTEETSIDIGGVWTISGTPLDLRDPRLLAIAEAERQFLETEYDEYAATNASGAAFCRSAALILMGLLLLRHALNVPDPDSDEDLSTFFSLFFIRAAVFLLPCYIMAWAISILQQRRQRQEVAAAATQVAFVLQSGQHRGMHFTIASGTTVSPQQGSV, via the exons ATGTCTTATGATG AAATTATGAGTGATCACCTGGTTTTGGGTGTCGACCGTCTGGTGAAGCCGGAGGCCGTACAGCCGGAGGAGTCGGATGCTGGCCCCTCAACGGAGGTTCCGGGGTCGTCGTGCTTGTTGGAGTCTAAGGAGAAGGGGGTTTTCAacggagaggaggaggaggagccGCTGATTCAGTCGGCGGAGTGCCGCATTTGCCAGGATGAAGATTCCATTAAGAATCTTGAGACTCCATGTGCCTGCAGTGGCAGCCTCAAG TATGCACATAGAAAATGCGTGCAGCATTGGTGCAACGAGAAAGGCAATATAAAGTGCGAGATATGTCAT CAGCCTTATGAACCAGGTTACACTGCTCTACCTCGCACCCAAACTGAAGAAACCTCTATCGATATTGG TGGAGTCTGGACAATCTCTGGCACCCCACTGGACTTGCGTGATCCGCGCCTCTTAGCCATTGCAGAGGCAGAACGGCAGTTTTTGGAAACCGAATATGATGAATATGCTGCAACAAATGCCAGTGGAGCTGCTTTTTGCCGTTCAGCTGCACTAATT TTAATGGGACTTCTGCTATTGCGCCATGCATTGAATGTTCCCGATCCCGACTCAGACGAAGATTTGTCTACTTTCTTCTCT CTTTTCTTTATTCGTGCTGCTGTATTTCTCTTGCCATGCTACATCATGGCCTGGGCCATCAGTATATTACAGCAACGAAGGCAAAGACAg GAAGTGGCAGCGGCTGCAACACAGGTTGCTTTTGTGCTACAATCCGGGCAACATAGGGGTATGCATTTTACCATTGCATCAGGAACTACAGTGAGTCCCCAGCAGGGAAGCGTTTGA
- the LOC105764516 gene encoding uncharacterized protein LOC105764516 isoform X6, with translation MSYDEIMSDHLVLGVDRLVKPEAVQPEESDAGPSTEVPGSSCLLESKEKGVFNGEEEEEPLIQSAECRICQDEDSIKNLETPCACSGSLKYAHRKCVQHWCNEKGNIKCEICHQPYEPGYTALPRTQTEETSIDIGGVWTISGTPLDLRDPRLLAIAEAERQFLETEYDEYAATNASGAAFCRSAALILMGLLLLRHALNVPDPDSDEDLSTFFSLFFIRAAVFVLPCYIMAWAISS, from the exons ATGTCTTATGATG AAATTATGAGTGATCACCTGGTTTTGGGTGTCGACCGTCTGGTGAAGCCGGAGGCCGTACAGCCGGAGGAGTCGGATGCTGGCCCCTCAACGGAGGTTCCGGGGTCGTCGTGCTTGTTGGAGTCTAAGGAGAAGGGGGTTTTCAacggagaggaggaggaggagccGCTGATTCAGTCGGCGGAGTGCCGCATTTGCCAGGATGAAGATTCCATTAAGAATCTTGAGACTCCATGTGCCTGCAGTGGCAGCCTCAAG TATGCACATAGAAAATGCGTGCAGCATTGGTGCAACGAGAAAGGCAATATAAAGTGCGAGATATGTCAT CAGCCTTATGAACCAGGTTACACTGCTCTACCTCGCACCCAAACTGAAGAAACCTCTATCGATATTGG TGGAGTCTGGACAATCTCTGGCACCCCACTGGACTTGCGTGATCCGCGCCTCTTAGCCATTGCAGAGGCAGAACGGCAGTTTTTGGAAACCGAATATGATGAATATGCTGCAACAAATGCCAGTGGAGCTGCTTTTTGCCGTTCAGCTGCACTAATT TTAATGGGACTTCTGCTATTGCGCCATGCATTGAATGTTCCCGATCCCGACTCAGACGAAGATTTGTCTACTTTCTTCTCT CTTTTCTTTATTCGTGCTGCTGTATTTGTCTTGCCATGCTACATCATGGCCTGGGCCATTTCTTCTTAA
- the LOC105764516 gene encoding uncharacterized protein LOC105764516 isoform X5 has protein sequence MSYDEIMSDHLVLGVDRLVKPEAVQPEESDAGPSTEVPGSSCLLESKEKGVFNGEEEEEPLIQSAECRICQDEDSIKNLETPCACSGSLKPYEPGYTALPRTQTEETSIDIGGVWTISGTPLDLRDPRLLAIAEAERQFLETEYDEYAATNASGAAFCRSAALILMGLLLLRHALNVPDPDSDEDLSTFFSLFFIRAAVFLLPCYIMAWAISILQQRRQRQEVAAAATQVAFVLQSGQHRGMHFTIASGTTVSPQQGSV, from the exons ATGTCTTATGATG AAATTATGAGTGATCACCTGGTTTTGGGTGTCGACCGTCTGGTGAAGCCGGAGGCCGTACAGCCGGAGGAGTCGGATGCTGGCCCCTCAACGGAGGTTCCGGGGTCGTCGTGCTTGTTGGAGTCTAAGGAGAAGGGGGTTTTCAacggagaggaggaggaggagccGCTGATTCAGTCGGCGGAGTGCCGCATTTGCCAGGATGAAGATTCCATTAAGAATCTTGAGACTCCATGTGCCTGCAGTGGCAGCCTCAAG CCTTATGAACCAGGTTACACTGCTCTACCTCGCACCCAAACTGAAGAAACCTCTATCGATATTGG TGGAGTCTGGACAATCTCTGGCACCCCACTGGACTTGCGTGATCCGCGCCTCTTAGCCATTGCAGAGGCAGAACGGCAGTTTTTGGAAACCGAATATGATGAATATGCTGCAACAAATGCCAGTGGAGCTGCTTTTTGCCGTTCAGCTGCACTAATT TTAATGGGACTTCTGCTATTGCGCCATGCATTGAATGTTCCCGATCCCGACTCAGACGAAGATTTGTCTACTTTCTTCTCT CTTTTCTTTATTCGTGCTGCTGTATTTCTCTTGCCATGCTACATCATGGCCTGGGCCATCAGTATATTACAGCAACGAAGGCAAAGACAg GAAGTGGCAGCGGCTGCAACACAGGTTGCTTTTGTGCTACAATCCGGGCAACATAGGGGTATGCATTTTACCATTGCATCAGGAACTACAGTGAGTCCCCAGCAGGGAAGCGTTTGA
- the LOC105764516 gene encoding uncharacterized protein LOC105764516 isoform X4: MSDHLVLGVDRLVKPEAVQPEESDAGPSTEVPGSSCLLESKEKGVFNGEEEEEPLIQSAECRICQDEDSIKNLETPCACSGSLKYAHRKCVQHWCNEKGNIKCEICHQPYEPGYTALPRTQTEETSIDIGGVWTISGTPLDLRDPRLLAIAEAERQFLETEYDEYAATNASGAAFCRSAALILMGLLLLRHALNVPDPDSDEDLSTFFSLFFIRAAVFLLPCYIMAWAISILQQRRQRQEVAAAATQVAFVLQSGQHRGMHFTIASGTTVSPQQGSV; this comes from the exons ATGAGTGATCACCTGGTTTTGGGTGTCGACCGTCTGGTGAAGCCGGAGGCCGTACAGCCGGAGGAGTCGGATGCTGGCCCCTCAACGGAGGTTCCGGGGTCGTCGTGCTTGTTGGAGTCTAAGGAGAAGGGGGTTTTCAacggagaggaggaggaggagccGCTGATTCAGTCGGCGGAGTGCCGCATTTGCCAGGATGAAGATTCCATTAAGAATCTTGAGACTCCATGTGCCTGCAGTGGCAGCCTCAAG TATGCACATAGAAAATGCGTGCAGCATTGGTGCAACGAGAAAGGCAATATAAAGTGCGAGATATGTCAT CAGCCTTATGAACCAGGTTACACTGCTCTACCTCGCACCCAAACTGAAGAAACCTCTATCGATATTGG TGGAGTCTGGACAATCTCTGGCACCCCACTGGACTTGCGTGATCCGCGCCTCTTAGCCATTGCAGAGGCAGAACGGCAGTTTTTGGAAACCGAATATGATGAATATGCTGCAACAAATGCCAGTGGAGCTGCTTTTTGCCGTTCAGCTGCACTAATT TTAATGGGACTTCTGCTATTGCGCCATGCATTGAATGTTCCCGATCCCGACTCAGACGAAGATTTGTCTACTTTCTTCTCT CTTTTCTTTATTCGTGCTGCTGTATTTCTCTTGCCATGCTACATCATGGCCTGGGCCATCAGTATATTACAGCAACGAAGGCAAAGACAg GAAGTGGCAGCGGCTGCAACACAGGTTGCTTTTGTGCTACAATCCGGGCAACATAGGGGTATGCATTTTACCATTGCATCAGGAACTACAGTGAGTCCCCAGCAGGGAAGCGTTTGA